The following coding sequences lie in one Pseudorca crassidens isolate mPseCra1 chromosome 2, mPseCra1.hap1, whole genome shotgun sequence genomic window:
- the RUSC1 gene encoding AP-4 complex accessory subunit RUSC1 isoform X1, whose translation MLSPQRALLCNLNHIHLQHVSLGLHLSRRPELREGPLSTSPPPGDTGGKESRGPCSGTLVDANSNSPAVPCRCCQEHGPGLENRQDPAQDEEGAASPSDPGCSSSLSSCSDLSPDESPISVYSRDLPGNEDVHPQPSIIPLEQGSSLASAGPGACSPDSFCCSPDSCSEASSPPGSGLDSNCNALTTCQDLPSPGLEEEDEAEEQDLPTSDLLEADDGKIDAGKTEPSWKINPIWKIDKEKTEAGWKITENNNSDWKVNGNINSSWKTEPGKFDSGWKTNTGITDTGSKTDAGKTDGEWRSDVSKEPVPHRTITSFHELAQKRKRGPGLPLVPQAKKDRSDWLIVFSPDTELPPTGSLGGSPAPPREVTTFKELRSRSRAPPPPVPPRDPPAGWSLVPPRPPPPPVPPRRKKNRPGLQPIAEGQPEEGRAGSPAAGEEAPAAKEPEEPGPQAGVEASPLPLPRPLVFRFSADGRPLLEGGGAAAAGSLLLAPLAGWPGAGLRLLGAPSPPEEQLLPVRLSPVGAYSPPARGDLPCLASPELALLLSPLFPRSSTFPAAASPLRQVPAPPLPRPPRPPKAPRWTRSPPPPPRLLRSSWSFTGVPGDQRLWMAEAQSGTGQLQEQKKGLLIAVSASVDKIISHFGAARNLVQKVKAQLGDSRLSPDVGHLVLTTLCPALHALVADGLKPFRKDLITGQRRSSPWSVVEASVKPGSSARSLGTLYGQVSRLALLRSSRSRFHAFILGLLNTKQLELWFSSLQEDAGLLSLLYLPTGFFSLAQGGCPSLSTELLLLLQPLSVLTFHLDLLFEHHHHLPLGLPQAPDPPGSPPALQQTVQAMLHWGGRLAQSLRGASGETPPGPSAPSSPPTPGSWWEQLTQASRVYASGGTEGFPLPRWGSRHHRTATEVAQERSLPTEEAAPGRGVWLGRLFGVPGGLTETESGAPKSRRPSSWLPPTVSVLALVKRGAPPETPSSPKELEVSAPSTAQTHRAVRALCDHNAAGPDQLSFRHGEVLHVIATVDEDWLHCGKDGVEGLVPVGYTSLVL comes from the exons ATGCTGTCCCCTCAGAGGGCTTTACTCTGCAACCTCAACCACATCCACCTCCAGCATGTCTCTCTGGGCCTGCACTTGTCCCGCCGTCCGGAGCTTCGGGAGGGGCCCTTGAGCACATCCCCTCCCCCAGGTGACACTGGGGGCAAGGAGAGCCGGGGCCCCTGCAGCGGGACCTTGGTGGACGCCAATTCCAACAGCCCAGCCGTTCCCTGCCGATGTTGCCAGGAGCATGGGCCAGGCCTAGAAAACCGGCAGGACCCAGCACAGGACGAAGAGGGGGCTGCCTCTCCCTCAGACCCGGGTTGCTCCTCCTCTCTCAGCTCCTGCTCAGATCTTAGCCCTGATGAGTCCCCCATCTCGGTCTActccagggacctccctggcaatGAGGATGTCCACCCTCAGCCCAGCATCATTCCTCTGGAGCAAGGCTCCTCACTGGCTTCTGCAGGTCCAGGCGCCTGCTCCCCAGACAGCTTTTGTTGCTCTCCTGATTCCTGCTCTGAAGCTTCCTCTCCACCTGGCTCTGGCCTGGACTCCAACTGCAATGCCCTGACCACCTGCCAGGACCTGCCTTCCCCAGGACTAGAGGAAGAGGATGAGGCTGAGGAGCAGGACCTCCCTACCTCTGACCTCCTAGAGGCTGATGATGGGAAAATCGATGCTGGGAAAACCGAACCCAGTTGGAAAATCAACCCCATTTGGAAAATTgacaaagagaaaactgaagctggCTGGAAAATCACTGAGAACAATAACTCTGATTGGAAAGTCAATGGGAATATTAACTCTAGCTGGAAAACTGAACCTGGAAAATTCGACTCCGGTTGGAAGACCAATACAGGAATAACTGATACGGGCTCCAAAACAGATGCAGGGAAAACTGATGGGGAATGGAGAAGTGACGTCAGCAAGGAGCCGGTGCCCCACCGGACAATCACGTCCTTCCACGAGCTGGCCCAGAAGCGCAAGCGGGGCCCAGGGCTGCCCCTCGTGCCGCAGGCCAAGAAAGACCGCAGTGACTGGCTCATCGTCTTCTCGCCAGACACCGAGCTGCCCCCCACGGGGTCGCTCGGTGGCTCCCCGGCGCCTCCCCGGGAAGTCACCACCTTCAAGGAACTCAGGTCCCGAAgccgggccccgcccccgccagtCCCGCCCCGAGACCCCCCAGCTGGCTGGTCCTTGGTCCCGCCCCGGCCCCCACCTCCACCCGTCCCTCCACGGAGGAAGAAGAACCGACCTGGGCTGCAGCCCATAGCAGAGGGGCAGCCCGAAGAGGGCAGGGCGGGGAGCCCAGCTGCTGGTGAGGAGGCCCCAGCCGCAAAGGAGCCGGAGGAACCAGGCCCGCAGGCCGGCGTTGAGG CCAGTCCCCTCCCGCTCCCTCGGCCTCTGGTTTTCCGGTTCTCGGCTGACGGGCGCCCCCTGTTGGAGGGTGGGGGCGCGGCCGCAGCTGGGTCTCTGCTCCTGGCGCCTCTGGCCGGCTGGCCCGGCGCTGGGCTGCGGCTACTGGGGGCGCCGAGTcccccagaggagcagctgctgcCTGTCCGCCTGTCCCCGGTGGGGGCCTATTCGCCTCCGGCTAGGGGGGACCTGCCTTGCCTGGCCAGCCCTGAGCTGGCACTGCTGCTGTCCCCGCTCTTTCCCAGAAGTAGCACCTTCCCCGCCGCGGCTTCCCCACTCCGCCAGGTACCCGCCCCCCCGCTGCCACGGCCACCTCGTCCGCCGAAGGCCCCTCGCTGGACCAGGAGCCCACCGCCTCCTCCCAGGCTAC TCCGTAGTTCCTGGTCGTTCACCGGCGTCCCCGGGGACCAGCGACTGTGGATGGCAGAAGCCCAGAGTGGGACTGGCCAGCTGCAGGAGCAGAAAAAAG gtCTCCTGATAGCTGTCAGCGCTTCAGTGGATAAAATCATCTCGCACTTTGGGGCCGCCCGGAACTTAGTGCAGAAGGTGAAG GCCCAGTTGGGGGATAGCCGTCTGAGCCCAGATGTGGGGCACCTTGTGCTGACCACCCTTTGTCCGGCCCTCCATGCCCTGGTGGCCGACGGGCTGAAGCCTTTCCGGAAAGACCTCATCACTGGGCAGCGCCGGAGCAGCCCCTGGAGCGTGGTGGAGGCGTCTGTGAAGCCAG GCTCCAGCGCCCGTTCCCTCGGAACCCTGTATGGCCAGGTCAGCCGTCTGGCCCTGCTAAGAAGCAGCCGTAGCCGCTTCCATGCCTTCATCCTGGGCCTCCTCAA caCTAAGCAGTTGGAGCTGTGGTTTTCCAGTCTCCAGGAAGATGCAG GCCTGCTGTCCCTTCTGTACCTGCCCACCGGCTTCTTCTCCCTGGCCCAGGGCGGCTGCCCCTCCTTGTCCACGgagctgctgctcctgctgcagcCGTTGTCGGTGCTCACCTTCCACCTGGACCTGCTTTTTgagcaccaccaccacctgcccctGGGCCTGCCTCAGGCCCCTGACCCCCCAGGCTCGCCTCCAGCCCTGCAGCAGACTGTGCAAGCCATGCTGCACTGGGGGGGTCGGCTGGCCCAGAGCCTCCGGGGGGCTTCTGGGGAGACCCCTCCAGGCCCTTCGGCCCCCTCAAGCCCGCCTACCCCAGGCAGCTGGTGGGAGCAGCTGACCCAGGCTTCCCGGGTCTACGCCTCTGGCGGCACCGAGGGCTTCCCTCTTCCCCGATGGGGATCGAGGCATCACAGGACTGCAACTGAGGTCGCACAGGAGAGGTCCCTGCCCACAGAGGAAGCTGCACCAGGCAGAGGCGTATGGCTGGGGAGACTGTTTGGAGTGCCTGGGGGCCTCACAGAAACTGAGAGTGGAGCCCCAAAGTCCAG GAGACCATCCAGCTGGCTGCCCCCGACAGTGAGTGTGTTGGCTCTGGTGAAGCGGGGGGCACCTCCCGAGACTCCCTCTTCTCCTAAGGAACTTGAGGTCTCGGCACCCAGCACAGCGCAGACCCACAG
- the RUSC1 gene encoding AP-4 complex accessory subunit RUSC1 isoform X4, whose product MLSPQRALLCNLNHIHLQHVSLGLHLSRRPELREGPLSTSPPPGDTGGKESRGPCSGTLVDANSNSPAVPCRCCQEHGPGLENRQDPAQDEEGAASPSDPGCSSSLSSCSDLSPDESPISVYSRDLPGNEDVHPQPSIIPLEQGSSLASAGPGACSPDSFCCSPDSCSEASSPPGSGLDSNCNALTTCQDLPSPGLEEEDEAEEQDLPTSDLLEADDGKIDAGKTEPSWKINPIWKIDKEKTEAGWKITENNNSDWKVNGNINSSWKTEPGKFDSGWKTNTGITDTGSKTDAGKTDGEWRSDVSKEPVPHRTITSFHELAQKRKRGPGLPLVPQAKKDRSDWLIVFSPDTELPPTGSLGGSPAPPREVTTFKELRSRSRAPPPPVPPRDPPAGWSLVPPRPPPPPVPPRRKKNRPGLQPIAEGQPEEGRAGSPAAGEEAPAAKEPEEPGPQAGVEASPLPLPRPLVFRFSADGRPLLEGGGAAAAGSLLLAPLAGWPGAGLRLLGAPSPPEEQLLPVRLSPVGAYSPPARGDLPCLASPELALLLSPLFPRSSTFPAAASPLRQVPAPPLPRPPRPPKAPRWTRSPPPPPRLLRSSWSFTGVPGDQRLWMAEAQSGTGQLQEQKKGLLIAVSASVDKIISHFGAARNLVQKVKAQLGDSRLSPDVGHLVLTTLCPALHALVADGLKPFRKDLITGQRRSSPWSVVEASVKPGSSARSLGTLYGQVSRLALLRSSRSRFHAFILGLLNTKQLELWFSSLQEDAGSWWEQLTQASRVYASGGTEGFPLPRWGSRHHRTATEVAQERSLPTEEAAPGRGVWLGRLFGVPGGLTETESGAPKSRRPSSWLPPTVSVLALVKRGAPPETPSSPKELEVSAPSTAQTHRAVRALCDHNAAGPDQLSFRHGEVLHVIATVDEDWLHCGKDGVEGLVPVGYTSLVL is encoded by the exons ATGCTGTCCCCTCAGAGGGCTTTACTCTGCAACCTCAACCACATCCACCTCCAGCATGTCTCTCTGGGCCTGCACTTGTCCCGCCGTCCGGAGCTTCGGGAGGGGCCCTTGAGCACATCCCCTCCCCCAGGTGACACTGGGGGCAAGGAGAGCCGGGGCCCCTGCAGCGGGACCTTGGTGGACGCCAATTCCAACAGCCCAGCCGTTCCCTGCCGATGTTGCCAGGAGCATGGGCCAGGCCTAGAAAACCGGCAGGACCCAGCACAGGACGAAGAGGGGGCTGCCTCTCCCTCAGACCCGGGTTGCTCCTCCTCTCTCAGCTCCTGCTCAGATCTTAGCCCTGATGAGTCCCCCATCTCGGTCTActccagggacctccctggcaatGAGGATGTCCACCCTCAGCCCAGCATCATTCCTCTGGAGCAAGGCTCCTCACTGGCTTCTGCAGGTCCAGGCGCCTGCTCCCCAGACAGCTTTTGTTGCTCTCCTGATTCCTGCTCTGAAGCTTCCTCTCCACCTGGCTCTGGCCTGGACTCCAACTGCAATGCCCTGACCACCTGCCAGGACCTGCCTTCCCCAGGACTAGAGGAAGAGGATGAGGCTGAGGAGCAGGACCTCCCTACCTCTGACCTCCTAGAGGCTGATGATGGGAAAATCGATGCTGGGAAAACCGAACCCAGTTGGAAAATCAACCCCATTTGGAAAATTgacaaagagaaaactgaagctggCTGGAAAATCACTGAGAACAATAACTCTGATTGGAAAGTCAATGGGAATATTAACTCTAGCTGGAAAACTGAACCTGGAAAATTCGACTCCGGTTGGAAGACCAATACAGGAATAACTGATACGGGCTCCAAAACAGATGCAGGGAAAACTGATGGGGAATGGAGAAGTGACGTCAGCAAGGAGCCGGTGCCCCACCGGACAATCACGTCCTTCCACGAGCTGGCCCAGAAGCGCAAGCGGGGCCCAGGGCTGCCCCTCGTGCCGCAGGCCAAGAAAGACCGCAGTGACTGGCTCATCGTCTTCTCGCCAGACACCGAGCTGCCCCCCACGGGGTCGCTCGGTGGCTCCCCGGCGCCTCCCCGGGAAGTCACCACCTTCAAGGAACTCAGGTCCCGAAgccgggccccgcccccgccagtCCCGCCCCGAGACCCCCCAGCTGGCTGGTCCTTGGTCCCGCCCCGGCCCCCACCTCCACCCGTCCCTCCACGGAGGAAGAAGAACCGACCTGGGCTGCAGCCCATAGCAGAGGGGCAGCCCGAAGAGGGCAGGGCGGGGAGCCCAGCTGCTGGTGAGGAGGCCCCAGCCGCAAAGGAGCCGGAGGAACCAGGCCCGCAGGCCGGCGTTGAGG CCAGTCCCCTCCCGCTCCCTCGGCCTCTGGTTTTCCGGTTCTCGGCTGACGGGCGCCCCCTGTTGGAGGGTGGGGGCGCGGCCGCAGCTGGGTCTCTGCTCCTGGCGCCTCTGGCCGGCTGGCCCGGCGCTGGGCTGCGGCTACTGGGGGCGCCGAGTcccccagaggagcagctgctgcCTGTCCGCCTGTCCCCGGTGGGGGCCTATTCGCCTCCGGCTAGGGGGGACCTGCCTTGCCTGGCCAGCCCTGAGCTGGCACTGCTGCTGTCCCCGCTCTTTCCCAGAAGTAGCACCTTCCCCGCCGCGGCTTCCCCACTCCGCCAGGTACCCGCCCCCCCGCTGCCACGGCCACCTCGTCCGCCGAAGGCCCCTCGCTGGACCAGGAGCCCACCGCCTCCTCCCAGGCTAC TCCGTAGTTCCTGGTCGTTCACCGGCGTCCCCGGGGACCAGCGACTGTGGATGGCAGAAGCCCAGAGTGGGACTGGCCAGCTGCAGGAGCAGAAAAAAG gtCTCCTGATAGCTGTCAGCGCTTCAGTGGATAAAATCATCTCGCACTTTGGGGCCGCCCGGAACTTAGTGCAGAAGGTGAAG GCCCAGTTGGGGGATAGCCGTCTGAGCCCAGATGTGGGGCACCTTGTGCTGACCACCCTTTGTCCGGCCCTCCATGCCCTGGTGGCCGACGGGCTGAAGCCTTTCCGGAAAGACCTCATCACTGGGCAGCGCCGGAGCAGCCCCTGGAGCGTGGTGGAGGCGTCTGTGAAGCCAG GCTCCAGCGCCCGTTCCCTCGGAACCCTGTATGGCCAGGTCAGCCGTCTGGCCCTGCTAAGAAGCAGCCGTAGCCGCTTCCATGCCTTCATCCTGGGCCTCCTCAA caCTAAGCAGTTGGAGCTGTGGTTTTCCAGTCTCCAGGAAGATGCAG GCAGCTGGTGGGAGCAGCTGACCCAGGCTTCCCGGGTCTACGCCTCTGGCGGCACCGAGGGCTTCCCTCTTCCCCGATGGGGATCGAGGCATCACAGGACTGCAACTGAGGTCGCACAGGAGAGGTCCCTGCCCACAGAGGAAGCTGCACCAGGCAGAGGCGTATGGCTGGGGAGACTGTTTGGAGTGCCTGGGGGCCTCACAGAAACTGAGAGTGGAGCCCCAAAGTCCAG GAGACCATCCAGCTGGCTGCCCCCGACAGTGAGTGTGTTGGCTCTGGTGAAGCGGGGGGCACCTCCCGAGACTCCCTCTTCTCCTAAGGAACTTGAGGTCTCGGCACCCAGCACAGCGCAGACCCACAG
- the RUSC1 gene encoding AP-4 complex accessory subunit RUSC1 isoform X3 has product MLSPQRALLCNLNHIHLQHVSLGLHLSRRPELREGPLSTSPPPGDTGGKESRGPCSGTLVDANSNSPAVPCRCCQEHGPGLENRQDPAQDEEGAASPSDPGCSSSLSSCSDLSPDESPISVYSRDLPGNEDVHPQPSIIPLEQGSSLASAGPGACSPDSFCCSPDSCSEASSPPGSGLDSNCNALTTCQDLPSPGLEEEDEAEEQDLPTSDLLEADDGKIDAGKTEPSWKINPIWKIDKEKTEAGWKITENNNSDWKVNGNINSSWKTEPGKFDSGWKTNTGITDTGSKTDAGKTDGEWRSDVSKEPVPHRTITSFHELAQKRKRGPGLPLVPQAKKDRSDWLIVFSPDTELPPTGSLGGSPAPPREVTTFKELRSRSRAPPPPVPPRDPPAGWSLVPPRPPPPPVPPRRKKNRPGLQPIAEGQPEEGRAGSPAAGEEAPAAKEPEEPGPQAGVEASPLPLPRPLVFRFSADGRPLLEGGGAAAAGSLLLAPLAGWPGAGLRLLGAPSPPEEQLLPVRLSPVGAYSPPARGDLPCLASPELALLLSPLFPRSSTFPAAASPLRQVPAPPLPRPPRPPKAPRWTRSPPPPPRLLRSSWSFTGVPGDQRLWMAEAQSGTGQLQEQKKGLLIAVSASVDKIISHFGAARNLVQKVKAQLGDSRLSPDVGHLVLTTLCPALHALVADGLKPFRKDLITGQRRSSPWSVVEASVKPGSSARSLGTLYGQVSRLALLRSSRSRFHAFILGLLNTKQLELWFSSLQEDAGLLSLLYLPTGFFSLAQGGCPSLSTELLLLLQPLSVLTFHLDLLFEHHHHLPLGLPQAPDPPGSPPALQQTVQAMLHWGGRLAQSLRGASGETPPGPSAPSSPPTPGSWWEQLTQASRVYASGGTEGFPLPRWGSRHHRTATEVAQERSLPTEEAAPGRGVWLGRLFGVPGGLTETESGAPKSRRPSSWLPPTVSVLALVKRGAPPETPSSPKELEVSAPSTAQTHRAQLMFTELNQRGHTIQWEGEARDSWAPLPHFIPASPSGSL; this is encoded by the exons ATGCTGTCCCCTCAGAGGGCTTTACTCTGCAACCTCAACCACATCCACCTCCAGCATGTCTCTCTGGGCCTGCACTTGTCCCGCCGTCCGGAGCTTCGGGAGGGGCCCTTGAGCACATCCCCTCCCCCAGGTGACACTGGGGGCAAGGAGAGCCGGGGCCCCTGCAGCGGGACCTTGGTGGACGCCAATTCCAACAGCCCAGCCGTTCCCTGCCGATGTTGCCAGGAGCATGGGCCAGGCCTAGAAAACCGGCAGGACCCAGCACAGGACGAAGAGGGGGCTGCCTCTCCCTCAGACCCGGGTTGCTCCTCCTCTCTCAGCTCCTGCTCAGATCTTAGCCCTGATGAGTCCCCCATCTCGGTCTActccagggacctccctggcaatGAGGATGTCCACCCTCAGCCCAGCATCATTCCTCTGGAGCAAGGCTCCTCACTGGCTTCTGCAGGTCCAGGCGCCTGCTCCCCAGACAGCTTTTGTTGCTCTCCTGATTCCTGCTCTGAAGCTTCCTCTCCACCTGGCTCTGGCCTGGACTCCAACTGCAATGCCCTGACCACCTGCCAGGACCTGCCTTCCCCAGGACTAGAGGAAGAGGATGAGGCTGAGGAGCAGGACCTCCCTACCTCTGACCTCCTAGAGGCTGATGATGGGAAAATCGATGCTGGGAAAACCGAACCCAGTTGGAAAATCAACCCCATTTGGAAAATTgacaaagagaaaactgaagctggCTGGAAAATCACTGAGAACAATAACTCTGATTGGAAAGTCAATGGGAATATTAACTCTAGCTGGAAAACTGAACCTGGAAAATTCGACTCCGGTTGGAAGACCAATACAGGAATAACTGATACGGGCTCCAAAACAGATGCAGGGAAAACTGATGGGGAATGGAGAAGTGACGTCAGCAAGGAGCCGGTGCCCCACCGGACAATCACGTCCTTCCACGAGCTGGCCCAGAAGCGCAAGCGGGGCCCAGGGCTGCCCCTCGTGCCGCAGGCCAAGAAAGACCGCAGTGACTGGCTCATCGTCTTCTCGCCAGACACCGAGCTGCCCCCCACGGGGTCGCTCGGTGGCTCCCCGGCGCCTCCCCGGGAAGTCACCACCTTCAAGGAACTCAGGTCCCGAAgccgggccccgcccccgccagtCCCGCCCCGAGACCCCCCAGCTGGCTGGTCCTTGGTCCCGCCCCGGCCCCCACCTCCACCCGTCCCTCCACGGAGGAAGAAGAACCGACCTGGGCTGCAGCCCATAGCAGAGGGGCAGCCCGAAGAGGGCAGGGCGGGGAGCCCAGCTGCTGGTGAGGAGGCCCCAGCCGCAAAGGAGCCGGAGGAACCAGGCCCGCAGGCCGGCGTTGAGG CCAGTCCCCTCCCGCTCCCTCGGCCTCTGGTTTTCCGGTTCTCGGCTGACGGGCGCCCCCTGTTGGAGGGTGGGGGCGCGGCCGCAGCTGGGTCTCTGCTCCTGGCGCCTCTGGCCGGCTGGCCCGGCGCTGGGCTGCGGCTACTGGGGGCGCCGAGTcccccagaggagcagctgctgcCTGTCCGCCTGTCCCCGGTGGGGGCCTATTCGCCTCCGGCTAGGGGGGACCTGCCTTGCCTGGCCAGCCCTGAGCTGGCACTGCTGCTGTCCCCGCTCTTTCCCAGAAGTAGCACCTTCCCCGCCGCGGCTTCCCCACTCCGCCAGGTACCCGCCCCCCCGCTGCCACGGCCACCTCGTCCGCCGAAGGCCCCTCGCTGGACCAGGAGCCCACCGCCTCCTCCCAGGCTAC TCCGTAGTTCCTGGTCGTTCACCGGCGTCCCCGGGGACCAGCGACTGTGGATGGCAGAAGCCCAGAGTGGGACTGGCCAGCTGCAGGAGCAGAAAAAAG gtCTCCTGATAGCTGTCAGCGCTTCAGTGGATAAAATCATCTCGCACTTTGGGGCCGCCCGGAACTTAGTGCAGAAGGTGAAG GCCCAGTTGGGGGATAGCCGTCTGAGCCCAGATGTGGGGCACCTTGTGCTGACCACCCTTTGTCCGGCCCTCCATGCCCTGGTGGCCGACGGGCTGAAGCCTTTCCGGAAAGACCTCATCACTGGGCAGCGCCGGAGCAGCCCCTGGAGCGTGGTGGAGGCGTCTGTGAAGCCAG GCTCCAGCGCCCGTTCCCTCGGAACCCTGTATGGCCAGGTCAGCCGTCTGGCCCTGCTAAGAAGCAGCCGTAGCCGCTTCCATGCCTTCATCCTGGGCCTCCTCAA caCTAAGCAGTTGGAGCTGTGGTTTTCCAGTCTCCAGGAAGATGCAG GCCTGCTGTCCCTTCTGTACCTGCCCACCGGCTTCTTCTCCCTGGCCCAGGGCGGCTGCCCCTCCTTGTCCACGgagctgctgctcctgctgcagcCGTTGTCGGTGCTCACCTTCCACCTGGACCTGCTTTTTgagcaccaccaccacctgcccctGGGCCTGCCTCAGGCCCCTGACCCCCCAGGCTCGCCTCCAGCCCTGCAGCAGACTGTGCAAGCCATGCTGCACTGGGGGGGTCGGCTGGCCCAGAGCCTCCGGGGGGCTTCTGGGGAGACCCCTCCAGGCCCTTCGGCCCCCTCAAGCCCGCCTACCCCAGGCAGCTGGTGGGAGCAGCTGACCCAGGCTTCCCGGGTCTACGCCTCTGGCGGCACCGAGGGCTTCCCTCTTCCCCGATGGGGATCGAGGCATCACAGGACTGCAACTGAGGTCGCACAGGAGAGGTCCCTGCCCACAGAGGAAGCTGCACCAGGCAGAGGCGTATGGCTGGGGAGACTGTTTGGAGTGCCTGGGGGCCTCACAGAAACTGAGAGTGGAGCCCCAAAGTCCAG GAGACCATCCAGCTGGCTGCCCCCGACAGTGAGTGTGTTGGCTCTGGTGAAGCGGGGGGCACCTCCCGAGACTCCCTCTTCTCCTAAGGAACTTGAGGTCTCGGCACCCAGCACAGCGCAGACCCACAG